In the genome of Methanofollis sp., one region contains:
- a CDS encoding ATPase, T2SS/T4P/T4SS family → MDKGKHAQHRLHDILDRIRGNPTEQTDGYVSPGEDAEKGEDDRTLTSLRSMVEGNRNLDIHSMIRDVRSMHEVSDEDAADPTVQEAPAVKESPVATPVELGPEEAETAPGPAPAEEIRPAPESRVPAIDLDDIDALQGMIDSIFGDEGATTPAAPRLDEVDPEDIAGLTDTPAAPLATATPKKTRWSGGAVPEAGEDEESAIAGITNAEDIGALSELILPKAATFDVEELALDQAARDAPLGMGSLPPEIDTLWKEAFPTITEEARSVVIGKDQEKKAGFLGKINLFTKLVRKVEEYDPRRHGPLVDLAFTPAPGIEEVELYPVNEPYAYIRIIYDNASHEYTYEVLEPVLSDAEKELLGEIKSRLFEQLDVNTKDISRDGARKVLRDLSDEIISDYGISLTPVAREKLFYHIERDFLGDGLIDAIMHDKFIEDISCDGLDNPIFVFHGGYESIKTNMMYTNAVELDSFVTKLAQRSGKYISIAEPMLDATMVDGSRIQMTLGKEVTAHGSTFTIRKFKDEPITPTDLIEWGTFSPLSVAFLWLAVEAGNSAIFAGGTASGKTTALNAISLFIPPLAKIVSLEDTRELKLPHPNWIPSVTRDSFDTGGKGAIDMYELLRAALRQRPEYICVGEVRGKEAQTLFQAMSTGHVTYATMHADSVASVVHRLENPPLDVPRNMLTSLNLVCIQVQARVGGQRIRRNKQIIEILDIDPRTNELITNEVFSWHQATDEIRYSGKSYVLESIMETRGWSEARMREELKRRQEILEWMRRQKIRHFRDVSKMLISYFRDPDAVMDVVRHDLYGEGASQ, encoded by the coding sequence ATGGATAAAGGCAAACACGCGCAGCACCGCCTGCATGATATTCTGGATCGTATACGGGGAAATCCGACAGAGCAGACCGACGGTTATGTCTCTCCCGGAGAGGACGCAGAAAAAGGCGAGGACGACAGGACCCTTACCTCCCTCAGGTCGATGGTGGAGGGAAACAGGAACCTTGACATTCATTCCATGATCCGCGATGTCAGGAGCATGCACGAGGTTTCGGATGAGGATGCCGCGGACCCGACCGTTCAAGAGGCCCCTGCGGTGAAAGAAAGCCCTGTTGCCACTCCCGTGGAACTCGGTCCCGAAGAGGCTGAAACGGCTCCGGGTCCGGCCCCCGCAGAAGAGATCAGGCCGGCACCGGAAAGCCGGGTGCCGGCTATCGACCTTGACGATATCGATGCACTCCAGGGCATGATCGATTCGATCTTCGGTGACGAGGGTGCCACGACCCCCGCGGCACCCCGGCTCGACGAGGTGGATCCTGAGGACATTGCAGGTTTGACCGACACACCTGCAGCGCCCCTGGCCACGGCCACCCCGAAAAAGACCCGTTGGTCTGGAGGGGCCGTTCCCGAAGCCGGAGAGGACGAAGAATCTGCTATTGCCGGGATCACGAATGCCGAGGATATCGGCGCTCTTTCAGAACTGATCCTCCCGAAGGCCGCGACTTTCGACGTCGAAGAACTTGCACTCGATCAGGCCGCGCGAGACGCCCCGCTTGGTATGGGCTCTCTCCCACCCGAGATCGACACCCTCTGGAAGGAGGCGTTCCCGACGATCACCGAAGAGGCACGGAGCGTGGTGATCGGGAAGGACCAGGAGAAAAAAGCTGGTTTCCTGGGGAAGATCAATCTCTTTACCAAACTTGTCCGGAAAGTGGAGGAGTACGACCCCCGGCGCCACGGCCCTCTCGTCGACCTCGCCTTCACACCCGCGCCCGGCATCGAGGAAGTCGAACTCTACCCGGTCAACGAACCCTACGCCTATATCAGGATCATCTACGACAACGCCTCGCACGAGTACACCTACGAGGTGCTTGAACCGGTCCTCTCCGATGCCGAGAAAGAACTCCTCGGCGAGATCAAGAGCCGTCTCTTTGAACAGCTCGACGTCAACACGAAGGACATCTCCAGAGATGGGGCCAGAAAGGTTCTCCGCGACCTTTCCGACGAAATCATCTCGGATTACGGTATCAGCCTGACACCGGTCGCCCGCGAGAAACTCTTCTACCACATAGAACGCGACTTCCTCGGCGACGGTCTGATCGACGCCATCATGCACGACAAGTTTATCGAGGATATCTCCTGCGACGGTCTGGACAATCCAATCTTCGTTTTCCACGGCGGTTACGAGTCGATCAAGACGAACATGATGTACACCAATGCGGTCGAACTCGACTCCTTCGTCACCAAACTGGCCCAGAGGTCAGGGAAGTACATCTCCATCGCCGAACCGATGCTCGATGCAACGATGGTCGATGGTTCCCGTATCCAGATGACCCTCGGCAAGGAGGTCACGGCCCACGGTTCGACCTTCACCATCAGGAAATTCAAGGACGAACCTATCACCCCGACCGACCTCATCGAGTGGGGCACCTTCTCGCCTCTCTCCGTCGCCTTCCTCTGGCTTGCGGTCGAGGCGGGGAACTCGGCGATCTTTGCTGGCGGCACGGCATCTGGGAAGACAACAGCCCTCAACGCCATCTCCCTCTTCATCCCGCCCCTCGCGAAGATCGTCTCCCTGGAAGATACGCGTGAATTGAAACTCCCGCACCCCAACTGGATTCCCTCGGTCACCCGTGACTCCTTCGACACCGGCGGCAAGGGTGCGATCGACATGTACGAACTCCTGCGTGCGGCGCTGCGGCAGCGGCCCGAGTACATCTGTGTCGGTGAGGTCCGTGGCAAGGAGGCCCAGACCCTCTTCCAGGCAATGTCCACCGGCCACGTCACCTATGCAACCATGCACGCCGACTCGGTGGCAAGCGTCGTCCACCGTCTTGAAAACCCCCCCCTGGACGTCCCGCGGAACATGCTCACATCCCTGAACCTCGTCTGCATTCAGGTGCAGGCGCGGGTCGGCGGCCAGCGTATCCGCCGCAACAAACAGATCATCGAGATCCTGGACATCGACCCGAGGACCAACGAATTGATCACGAACGAGGTCTTTTCCTGGCACCAGGCCACCGACGAGATCAGGTATTCGGGCAAGTCGTACGTGCTTGAGAGCATCATGGAGACGCGGGGATGGAGCGAGGCACGGATGCGCGAGGAACTCAAGAGGCGGCAGGAGATCCTGGAGTGGATGCGGAGACAGAAGATCCGGCACTTCAGGGATGTCTCGAAGATGCTCATCTCGTACTTCCGTGACCCTGACGCGGTCATGGACGTCGTACGGCATGACCTCTATGGAGAAGGTGCATCGCAATGA
- a CDS encoding type II secretion system F family protein: MNGFERFSFNLLGQRVKEKREDYVELRSDLMQARLKTPFEAYLSTAYVASIVAGLGMAVLLGAVTFFLNIPSMITYKGALPSFFYGFSDYRLLIGTTVVVLLSLLIFGGFTYFAFLIYPKVVSGNRRRNIDATLPYAINYVTAMSTAGITPAEVFRLLGQSPIYGETAVEARYISREIDMFGKDLIEAMRIASTFTPSARMKEFFQGAMATISSGANLTEYFRNKAVQYGNENHQQQKTFLETLGLIAESYVTAMVAGTLFLIILQSIMSIIGGDSNPIFLMIIIYLMVPFGSIMFIILISAMTPEV, encoded by the coding sequence ATGAATGGTTTTGAACGGTTCAGCTTCAACCTGCTCGGACAGCGGGTGAAGGAAAAAAGGGAAGATTATGTTGAGCTGAGGAGCGACCTGATGCAGGCGCGGCTGAAGACGCCTTTCGAGGCGTACCTCTCGACGGCCTATGTTGCGTCCATCGTTGCGGGCCTTGGCATGGCAGTGCTGCTCGGCGCGGTCACCTTCTTCCTGAACATCCCCTCGATGATCACCTACAAGGGAGCGTTGCCCTCCTTCTTTTATGGGTTTTCAGACTACCGTCTCCTCATCGGGACAACGGTTGTCGTCCTCCTCTCTCTCCTCATCTTCGGGGGATTCACCTACTTTGCCTTCCTGATCTACCCGAAGGTTGTGTCCGGGAACCGGCGACGGAACATCGACGCCACTCTCCCGTACGCGATCAACTATGTGACGGCGATGTCCACTGCAGGCATCACGCCTGCCGAGGTCTTCAGGCTCCTCGGACAGAGCCCGATCTACGGGGAGACCGCCGTCGAGGCGCGGTACATCTCTCGCGAGATCGATATGTTCGGCAAAGACCTCATCGAGGCGATGCGTATCGCCTCGACCTTCACGCCGAGTGCGAGGATGAAGGAATTTTTCCAGGGTGCAATGGCGACGATCTCCTCGGGTGCGAACCTCACCGAATACTTCAGGAACAAGGCCGTTCAGTACGGCAACGAAAATCACCAGCAGCAGAAGACCTTCCTCGAAACCCTCGGGCTCATTGCCGAGAGTTATGTGACGGCCATGGTCGCCGGCACCCTCTTCCTGATCATCCTGCAGTCGATCATGTCGATCATCGGCGGCGACTCGAACCCGATCTTCCTGATGATCATCATCTATCTCATGGTGCCGTTCGGGAGCATCATGTTCATCATCCTGATCAGTGCGATGACTCCGGAGGTGTGA
- a CDS encoding type II secretion system F family protein yields MGFKSLFNDLFNREGTGNARVKASELERYESREMQIVDKIEHQRKTRVGFGRFMKHPVQVLTETPLNSLIATVPFSFLFFIVGFSLIIVNYGWSALFNTTLIDDVIVFSVLIPIVPLAILDFRDGKREKNIEDALPNFFRDVAGMNDAGMTLPNAIHIVAGGEYGALTPYIRKLNVDMSWNIPFVEAIYNFGQRLGTPLAERSVDLIAKASKAGGDISEVLRAAARDSYEFINLKTERASNMIIYEVIILIAFFVFLFVIVVLESTFLTTMAEAGAAASASGAGSQFMGNVDMDLYKRIFSHSAMVMGFFSGLVAGQMGEGRATAGLKFSAIMLIIAWALFRFAV; encoded by the coding sequence ATGGGATTTAAGTCACTCTTTAACGACCTCTTCAACCGCGAAGGAACGGGCAACGCCCGGGTGAAGGCGTCCGAACTGGAAAGGTATGAGAGCCGGGAAATGCAGATCGTCGATAAGATCGAGCACCAGCGGAAGACGCGGGTGGGCTTCGGGCGGTTCATGAAGCACCCTGTCCAGGTGCTCACCGAGACCCCGCTCAACAGTCTCATTGCGACGGTCCCCTTCTCATTCCTCTTCTTTATCGTCGGTTTCTCCCTGATCATCGTCAATTACGGGTGGTCGGCCCTCTTCAATACCACACTCATCGATGATGTCATCGTCTTTTCAGTCCTTATTCCGATAGTCCCGCTTGCAATTCTCGATTTCAGGGATGGGAAGCGGGAGAAAAACATTGAAGACGCGCTCCCGAACTTTTTCAGGGACGTTGCCGGGATGAACGACGCGGGCATGACCCTGCCAAACGCTATCCACATCGTCGCTGGAGGCGAGTACGGGGCGCTCACGCCGTACATCAGAAAACTCAACGTGGACATGTCCTGGAACATCCCCTTTGTCGAGGCAATCTATAACTTCGGCCAGCGACTCGGGACTCCCCTTGCCGAGCGTTCCGTCGACCTCATTGCAAAGGCAAGCAAGGCAGGCGGCGACATCTCTGAGGTGCTGCGGGCGGCGGCACGGGACAGTTATGAGTTCATCAACCTGAAGACAGAGCGGGCGAGCAACATGATCATCTATGAGGTGATCATCCTCATCGCCTTCTTCGTCTTCCTCTTCGTGATCGTGGTCCTCGAGTCCACCTTCCTCACGACGATGGCCGAGGCCGGCGCCGCTGCGTCGGCGTCAGGTGCAGGGAGCCAGTTCATGGGCAATGTCGATATGGACCTCTACAAGAGGATCTTCTCCCACTCCGCGATGGTCATGGGCTTTTTCTCGGGCCTCGTTGCCGGGCAGATGGGTGAGGGCCGCGCGACGGCCGGTCTCAAGTTCTCCGCCATCATGCTCATCATCGCCTGGGCTCTCTTCAGGTTCGCGGTCTGA